The sequence AGGCCTTCGTGAGCGACGTGACCGCGCGCCTGCGCGGTGAAGCGGAGCGGGCCCCCTCGCCTGGCGCCCGCCGCGCCTGGCTGGCCCTGGCCGCGGCGGCCGTGCTGGCCGTCGGCGTCGCGCTCGGTCTCGGCCAGTGGACGTCGCGATCGTGGATGGCGCTCGTCCTCGCCGCCGCCGGCGACCACCGCTATTGCGCGCTCTTCCATCGCCTCGAGGAGGCCCCGATCCCGTTGGCCGACGCGGCCGAGCGCTTCGGCGGCGCGCACCAGCAGATGGCGGCGGTGGAGCTCCCGGCCACCGCGGGCAGCGGCGAGCCGCTCGAGGTCGTCGATCGGCACTCGTGCGTGTTCGACGGCCGCCGCTTCGTGCACGTCGTGCTCCGCTACAAGGGCGAGCTCGTGTCCCTGCTGGTCACGGACGATCCACGGCCGGCCCTCGTGGCCTGGGGCGGCGCGGCCGACGGCGTGGCCGTGCCGGGGGCGGCCAGCAGCGACTACCGGATGGCGTCGTTCACGAGCGGGCGCCAGGCAGCGTTCGTCGTCTCCACGCTGGCCGAGGCCGACGTGATGGACGTGGCGCGCGCCGTCGCGCCGGTGGTCA comes from Vicinamibacterales bacterium and encodes:
- a CDS encoding zf-HC2 domain-containing protein, which codes for MECRDVRELLDAFVDEEVLVETTRAIEAHLERCPACRAEVQDVRRLKARVRAAVTGAPALAAREAFVSDVTARLRGEAERAPSPGARRAWLALAAAAVLAVGVALGLGQWTSRSWMALVLAAAGDHRYCALFHRLEEAPIPLADAAERFGGAHQQMAAVELPATAGSGEPLEVVDRHSCVFDGRRFVHVVLRYKGELVSLLVTDDPRPALVAWGGAADGVAVPGAASSDYRMASFTSGRQAAFVVSTLAEADVMDVARAVAPVVTRAVGGA